The following proteins are co-located in the Microplitis demolitor isolate Queensland-Clemson2020A chromosome 5, iyMicDemo2.1a, whole genome shotgun sequence genome:
- the LOC103577143 gene encoding COP9 signalosome complex subunit 3, with protein MASALEVFVNNVQTLSTQGNYRELCEIIGKSSEILLKNAALLDNVLETLDLQQHSLGILAVLCVKFNLSSSSGHANSDANKLLFTQAQEFIIGCNGEQVRFAPESYADLCHLLTQSLVEMQTPMRGIELLQRAIRKIQLFDSQLTSIHADLCQLCLLSKCFKPALEFLNTDITGVGQEGGQFDSKYFLLYYYYGGMIYTALKNYDRALYFFEVCVTIPAMAVSHIMLEAYKKFILVSLILHGKIVNIPKYASQVLIRFIRPLSQPYGELATAYSTNSCEEVQGVINKYREVFVRDHNLGLVKQVLSYLYKKNIQRLTKTFLTLSLSDVASRVQLPGPADAEKYILNMIEDGEIYATINQKDGMVVFHDDPEKYNSPRMLAKLEQEMAACAELDKRVLAMEEEVIVTPQYVRKACGQNDPDDTAGAPATNVTNAQVQPKLNTYSM; from the exons ATGGCTTCGGCACTGGAGGTGTTTGTAAATAACGTCCAGACACTTTCTACCCaag GTAATTACCGAGAATTATGCGAAATAATTGGAAAATCATCGgaaatattgttgaagaatGCCGCGCTTCTAGATAACGTACTTGAGACACTTGACCTGCAGCAGCATTCTCTAGGAATACTTGCTGTGCTATGTGTCAAGTTCAACTTATCATCCTCTAGTGGACATGCTAATTCAGATGccaataaattactttttactcAAGCccaagaatttattattggGTGTAATGGCGAGCAAGTGAGATTTGCACCCGAATCTT atgCTGATTTGTGTCACCTGCTTACACAATCATTAGTCGAAATGCAAACGCCAATGCGCGGAATAGAACTTCTGCAACGTGCGATCCGTAAAATCCAATTATTTGACAGCCAGTTGACGTCAATACACGCGGACCTCTGTCAGCTGTGCCTGTTATCAAAATGTTTCAAACCGGCACTAGAATTCCTCAACACGGACATCACCGGCGTGGGTCAGGAAGGCGGTCAAtttgattcaaaatattttctcctGTACTATTACTACGGCGGCATGATTTACACGGCGTTAAAAAACTACGACAGGGCGTTGTATTTTTTCGAGGTGTGTGTGACAATACCGGCGATGGCTGTGAGCCATATTATGCTGGAGGCGTACAAAAAGTTTATCCTCGTGTCACTGATACTCCACGGGAAAATAGTCAACATACCCAAGTACGCGAGTCAAGTGCTGATACGTTTTATCAGGCCATTGAGTCAACCATACGGCGAACTTGCTACCGCGTATTCCACCAACAGCTGCGAGGAAGTCCAAggagttattaataaatatcgtGAAGTATTTGTCAGAGATCATAATCTTGGTCTTGTTAAACAAGTACTTAGTTATTTATACAAGAAAAATATCCAAAGACTGACCAAAACATTTTTGACACTCAGTCTTAGTGATGTTGCAAGTCGGGTACAGCTTCCTGGTCCCGCTGAtgctgaaaaatatattctaaatatg ATTGAAGATGGGGAAATATACGCGACGATCAATCAAAAAGATGGAATGGTAGTGTTCCATGATGATCCAGAAAAGTATAATTCGCCTCGTATGCTTGCTAAACTGGAACAAGAAATGGCTGCGTGTGCTGAGCTTGATAAGCGAGTACTTGCTATGGAAGAGGAAGTAATTGTCACGCCTCAGTATGTTCGTAAAGCATGTGGGCAAAATGATCCGGATGATACCGCTGGCGCACCGGCTACCAATGTCACAAATGCCCAAGTTCAACCTAAACTAAATACTTACTCTATGTAA
- the LOC103577146 gene encoding uncharacterized protein LOC103577146, producing MTKSLVRASLELININDDIKKDKKKKKKSGDISNLIPANHRVSKKNKSGSIIFTHNRKLTVHEARKKLADKKDPTEDNIEKLLLLSNYSVDSDTAAKLFERAVKKRPVLEAEKPKEEEPTAFTEEDFAKFEAEFMG from the exons ATGACAAAATCACTTGTCCGCGCGAGTttggaattaataaatataaatgatgacataaaaaaag ataaaaaaaagaagaagaagtctGGTGACATTTCAAATCTAATTCCTGCAAATCATCGcgttagcaaaaaaaataaatcag GGTCAATTATTTTCACGCATAATCGCAAACTGACTGTACACGAAGcgcgaaaaaaattagctGATAAAAAAGATCCTACTGAAgataacattgaaaaattattgttactcAGCAATTATTCCGTTGATTCCGATACAGCTGcgaag ttatttgaaCGCGCAGTGAAGAAACGTCCAGTTTTAGAAGCAGAGAAGCCTAAAGAAGAAGAGCCCACCGCATTTACTGAAGAAGATTTCGCTAAATTTGAAGCTGAGTTCATGGGATAA
- the LOC103577145 gene encoding speckle-type POZ protein-like: MPLKKIENNIHQTYDTWIIKNLSNAMANYLKTPVTREFLSELEGNIIKWRVVLENREKNSGEIQILFYAVNQTEVKKNVTCNFYIVDADENLIFIARKNKIIEDTFHTVCGRFFTKHSSFPIRKTDKTAPNDTLTLRIELITYLDDNPTFPFAWAGYHVAIEDNLPQTFLELYDEHRKDNGDINIQVKDIQFKVHRVVLERRCPLLYEDVARHQQTPEGTEFNIMDIDPDIFKRLLEFLYTGKINDLDDHSEYLLEAADRYKLKRLKQLCEKSLIDNYLTADNYIEVGDLAIRCHASQLKMNVLNFKNCALPWPEDVIVLNDTSVVTFHCGVPEWFWKSKKV; the protein is encoded by the exons AtgcctttaaaaaaaatcgaaaataatattcatcaaaCTTACGATACttggataataaaaaatttaagcaacGCAATGGCAAACTATTTAAAGACTCCTGTAACTcgtgaatttttatcagagCTTGAAGGTAATATAATCAAGTGGCGTGTGGTATTAGAAAATcgggaaaaaaattctggtgAAATACAGATACTATTTTACGCCGTTAATCAAacagaggtaaaaaaaaatgttacttgTAACTTTTACATTGTTGATGCAGAtgaaaatcttatttttattgcacgaaaaaataaaataattgaggaCACTTTCCATACAGTTTGTGGAAGATTTTTTACGAAACATAGTTCTTTTCCAATTAGAAAAACAGATAAAACAGCTCCAAATGATACATTAACATTGCGCATTGAACTAATCACTTATTTGGATGATAATCCTACATTTCCCTTTGCGTGGGCAGGATATCATGTCGCCATAGAGGACAACTTACCGCAAACTTTTTTGGAGTTGTATGATGAGCACCGTAAAGACAATGGTGATATCAATATACAGGTGAAGGATATTCAATTTAAAGTCCATAGAGTAGTTTTAGAAAGACGATGTCCTCTGTTGTATGAAGATGTTGCTCGTCATCAACAAACACCTGAAGGTACTGAGTTTAATATTATGGACATCGATCcagatatatttaaaagactATTAGAATTTCTCTACACCGGTAAGATCAATGATTTGGATGATCATTCAGAGTATTTGCTTGAGGCTGCTGatagatataaattaaaaagactGAAACAATTGTGCGAAAAATCACTCATTGACAACTATCTCACCGctgataattatatagagGTTGGAGATTTAGCTATTCGTTGTCACGCCtctcaattaaaaatgaacgtccttaattttaaaaattgtgcaTTACCGTGGCCCGAGGACGTAATTGTTCTAAACGATACTTCGGTTGTAACATTCCACTGTGGCGTGCCAGAGTGGTTTTGGAAATCAAAAAAGG tttag
- the LOC103577147 gene encoding nicotinamide riboside kinase 2, producing MARWLVIGVGGATCSGKTTLSKKLNEVLKNSRLINQDSYFFPEDDPRHTHIPELNHHNWDILTSLDMNRMYRDVMKVVSGTNVAAKLNEPDSKPSASSCNKNEIKNLDTRILIIDGFLIFNYKPIADLCNLKYFLTITKQLCWERRRHRVYNPPDVPGYFDKVIWPEYEKYLKEIEKDKKLFSEINFIDGTTSKEKILQRVLDDISKIM from the coding sequence ATGGCTAGGTGGTTGGTGATCGGGGTTGGAGGCGCAACTTGTAGTGGCAAGACCACGCtatcaaaaaaactaaatgaagttttaaaaaacagcCGGTTGATTAATCAAGACTCGTATTTTTTTCCTGAAGACGATCCGAGGCACACTCACATTCCAGAATTGAATCATCACAATTGGGACATTCTTACGAGTTTGGATATGAATCGCATGTATAGAGATGTAATGAAAGTTGTGTCTGGTACCAATGTAGCTGCTAAATTAAACGAACCTGATAGTAAACCATCAGCTAGTAGTTGTaataaaaacgaaataaaaaatttagataccCGCATTCTTATCATCGACGGattcttaatatttaactataaACCTATCGCTGACTTGTGTAATCTTAAGTATTTCTTAACAATAACGAAACAACTGTGTTGGGAGAGACGTCGGCATCGTGTCTACAATCCGCCTGATGTTCCAGGATACTTCGATAAAGTCATCTGGCCTGAATACGAAAAATACCTCAAGGAAATAGAGAAAGACAAGAAACTGTttagtgaaataaatttcattgacGGGACAACGAGTAAGGAAAAGATTCTCCAGCGAGTTCTCGATGacatttcgaaaataatgtga
- the LOC103577142 gene encoding dynein regulatory complex protein 11 has protein sequence MSNATYNEIWKDTELCLEEIIQTDSNLQGAKPQKDRKKIHKNISELYVRYIVCCNKLEQCYDQIIQPQKRILLRKLLDSTLGRILELKHELVEVDLSEYNYYDDVLLKYGILPQEAELRIPIYFRREREDEIAERRKFISEVLRNAGVLDEVVQPRKMTEPEAVRLIQTHERARQGRIRFQFMKEIREMKERSTIKSDVAQVDVLREIMATMRIQKVWRGYITRRRMRKRRIAEMLLIGMVQPGQVITDNYRNAEKIKLHRYAKQIEYQRIFENKLVEIKEYVKSEKSAIMEENMRNDIRQWINEYFQQTGKIPELPSAESGGSRIILSRQGTESSLSKSKESSSSKESKKSKKSKSKKESDTEKSEDESDPGIKIVPSNFLPELIQAHTEYQDVWRDKDESKNPWQLPYDDMILAEKTREIEDEVRVGVDQALRDDIEALQAALDRDKGHKGKRAKKPQKRMRRSGKRNKRKKEKDLTPDRTTESLFEELLTQGIIKLVPEVYLNSFRGEKSYANFDLWEKGKDPLPTIGDIRQVVAEYCVLPLGNEYVKLMSPLVRSVLIAGPHGSGKKMLVHAICTELGATLFDITPANIAGKYPGKSGLIMLLHLISKVSRLLQPSVIFMDGAEKPFVKKVPKTDKTDPKRLKKDLPKLVKSFTNEDRVIIVGTSNSPWDGDQKLLYQTYDKVIYIPRPDYGSMSMLWKDLLYKYSGISRQFDTSAMAKICDGFTVGTVIAAINEVMTTKRMVQLRVQPLTHVELVNALSTRDPVYKEEEEAFLTWYYKTPTCRKKQRAVELELQKLEEANEKQKKKGKK, from the exons atgtccaATGCGACGTATAATGAAATTTGGAAGGATACTGAACTGTGTCTTGAAGAAATAATCCAGACTGATTCAAATTTACAAGGCGCTAAGCCGCaaaaagacagaaaaaaaattcataaaaatatatctgagTTATATgtcag gTATATCGTCTGCTGCAATAAATTAGAGCAGTGCTACGACCAAATTATCCAGCCGCAAAAGCGTATTCTGCTGCGTAAACTTTTGGATTCAACACTTGGCAGGATATTGGAGCTGAAACATGAGCTAGTGGAAGTTGATCTCTCGGAGTATAATTACTACGACGACGTACTGCTCAAGTATGGAATTTTACCGCAGGAAGCGGAGCTGAGGATACCGATTTACTTTAGACGAGAAAGAGAAGACGAAATAGCTGAGCGTCGGAAATTTATCAGTGAGGTTCTGAGAAACGCGGGTGTGCTGGACGAGGTGGTTCAGCCGAGGAAGATGACGGAGCCTGAAGCTGTAAGATTGATACAGACCCACGAGAGAGCGCGGCAAGGACGAATTCG GTTTCAATTTATGAAAGAGATCAGGGAAATGAAGGAAAGGTCGACGATTAAGTCTGACGTAGCACAGGTTGATGTGCTAAGAGAAATAATGGCTACGATGAGAATCCAGAAGGTCTGGCGCGGTTACATAACTCGCCGGCGGATGAGAAAGAGAAGAATTGCGGAGATGCTGTTAATTGGAATGGTACAGCCTGGTCAAGTTATTACAGACAACTACAGGAATGCGGAGAAAATAAAGTTGCATAGGTACGCAAAGCAGATTGAGTACCAGCGGATCTTTGAGAATAAATTGGTTGAGATAAAGGAGTACGTCAAGTCGGAAAAAAGTGCTATTATGGAGGAAAATATGAGGAACGATATCAGACAGTGGATTAATGAGTATTTTCAGCAGACTGGTAAGATACCTGAGTTGCCGTCTGCTGAAAGCGGTGGGTCGAGGATTATTTTAAGCCGACAG ggCACTGAGAGCTCACTGAGTAAATCAAAAGAATCGTCGTCGTCAAaagaatcaaaaaaatctaagaaATCAAAATCTAAAAAGGAAAGCGATACtgaaaaatcagaagacgaaTCAGATCCGGGAATAAAAATAGTCCCGTCGAATTTTCTGCCCGAATTAATTCAAGCGCATACTGAGTACCAGGACGTTTGGAGGGACAAAGACGAGTCGAAAAACCCCTGGCAGCTGCCTTATGACGATATGATACTGGCTGAAAAGACACGGGAGATCGAGGATGAGGTAAGAGTTGGGGTTGATCAAGCACTCAGAG ATGATATTGAGGCGCTGCAAGCAGCTCTGGACCGAGACAAAGGACACAAAGGCAAACGGGCTAAAAAACCACAAAAGCGAATGCGCCGTAGCGGAAAACGTAATAAACGCAAGAAAGAAAAAGACTTGACGCCTGATCGTACCACCGAGTCGCTCTTTGAGGAACTATTGACCCAAGGCATTATCAAACTGGTGCCAGAGGTTTACTTAAATAGCTTCAGAGGTGAAAAATCTTACGCCAACTTTGATCTTTGGGAAAAAGGAAAAGATCCCCTTCCTACAATAG GTGACATAAGACAAGTAGTAGCCGAGTACTGCGTCTTGCCTCTAGGAAATGAATATGTGAAGCTCATGTCACCTCTAGTACGATCAGTATTGATAGCCGGACCACATGGCAGCGGTAAAAAAATGCTCGTACACGCGATATGCACCGAACTAGGTGCAACTCTATTCGACATCACTCCAGCCAACATCGCTGGCAAGTATCCAGGAAAATCTGGGCTCATAATGCTTCTTCATTTGATATCAAAGGTGTCCCGATTGCTTCAGCCATCCGTGATTTTTATGGACGGCGCGGAAAAACCTTTTGTCAAAAAAGTTCCCAAGACCGACAAAACGGATCCGAAACGCCTGAAAAAAGATTTGCCTAAGCTCGTTAAAAGTTTCACTAACGAAGATCGCGTAATTATTGTTGGCACATCAAACTCTCCTTGGGATGGTGATCAAAAATTGTTGTACCAAACttatgataaagttatttatatacCCCGGCCAGATTATGGATCGATGTCAATGCTGTGGAAGGATTTGCTCTACAAA tacTCCGGGATTAGCCGTCAATTTGATACATCAGCGATGGCGAAGATTTGCGATGGGTTCACTGTCGGTACTGTCATTGCGGCAATAAAcgaa GTGATGACAACAAAACGAATGGTTCAATTACGAGTCCAGCCGTTAACGCACGTCGAACTGGTAAACGCTTTAAGTACACGTGACCCCGTCtataaagaagaagaagaagcttTTCTAA CTTGGTATTATAAAACACCGACGTGTCGCAAAAAGCAGCGCGCCGTTGAGCTGGAGCTCCAGAAGCTAGAGGAAGCTAATGAAAAGCAaaagaaaaaaggaaaaaaataa
- the LOC103577148 gene encoding mitochondrial intermediate peptidase — MLRILREYLKKSQGRRSVSTWSPLAKAFNNYGPAENYAVDLSPKSSGLFGLPELRTAEGFSELKNQAISDSDRLIEEAVGHDRSRKMVQIFDDLSDSLCRVADLAEFIRIAHPDHKYAEAAEDTCLAVSGIVEKLNTHRGLYNSLSRVVKSGDIKPTTEIDDHVSKLFLFDFEQCGIHLPEDLRQQVVQINDKILQVGQKFMARAVTPRSVDSNLLPEHIRQYFFKEGDHILVNGLFTDSANALAREAAYKIFLYPDERQENLLKELLNSRHQLAEICGFSTYAHRAIRGSTVETPEVVRAFLDILNVELKDRANRDFDVMREMKKTETSVQQALMPWDTTYFTTKVKKMWLGTSNNEFAPYFSLGACMEGLNILTQSLYGVRLEPEPAESGEIWAPNVQKLAVVDENEGTLGHIYCDFFEREGKPNQDCHFTIRGGRLLADGTYQNPVVVLMLSLPSPRWNNPCLLSPSAVDNLFHEMGHALHSMLGRTQYQHVTGTRCSSDFAEVPSVLMEYFASDKRIIKLFAKHYQTQESLPDDMIEKLCASKNVFPASELQVQVFYSMLDHVYHSKQLKGSTTKALAEIQNNYYGLPYVENTAWQLRFSHLVGYGAKYYSYLISRAIASWIWQTYFQKDPLSRSAGEKYHRECLAHGGGKPSSKVVSDFLNKEASALNFANALVNEIDEKDQHVQSILALNK, encoded by the exons atgttacgAATATTACgtgagtatttaaaaaaatcacaaggAAGACGAAGTGTCAGTACTTGGTCACCCTTAGCAAAagcttttaataattatggaCCAGCAGAAAATTACGCAGTTGATTTATCACCCAAGTCAAGT gGTTTGTTTGGTTTACCGGAGCTTCGAACAGCCGAAGGATTCTCAGAACTGAAGAACCAGGCGATCAGTGACTCGGACAGACTGATAGAAGAAGCAGTAGGACATGACAGGTCTCGTAAGATGGTACAGATATTTGACGACCTGTCAGATTCGCTCTGCAGAGTTGCTGATCTGGCAGAGTTTATAAGAATCGCTCACCCGGATCATAAGTACGCAGAGGCGGCTGAAGACACGTGTTTGGCTGTCAGCGGAATCGTTGAGAAACTGAATACACACCGGGGATTATACAATTCATTGAGCAGAGTCGTGAAGTCTGGTGACATAAAACCAACTACGGAAATTGATGACCAtgtttctaaattatttctttttgacTTTGAGCAGTGCGGCATTCATTTGCCGGAGGATCTGCGCCAACAGGTCGtacaaattaatgataaaattttacaagtcgGACAGAAATTTATGGCCAGAGCTGTGACACCTCGATCAGTTGACTCTAATCTGCTACCTGAACATATtagacaatattttttcaaagaggGCGATCATATTTTAGTCAATGGGTTATTCACTGACTCGGCTAATGCTTTGGCACGCGAAGCtgcttataaaatatttttatacccaGACGAGCGGCAAGAAAATTTGCTGAAGGAGTTGCTGAACTCAAGGCATCAATTGGCGGAGATCTGCGGGTTCTCTACTTACGCGCATCGCGCTATCAGAGGAAGTACTGTTGAAACTCCGGAAGTAGTCCGTGCTTTTTTGGACATTCTGAATGTGGAGCTGAAGGATCGAGCTAATAGAGACTTTGATGTAATgcgagaaatgaaaaaaaccgAAACTAGTGTCCAGCAAGCTCTGATGCCATGGGACACGACTTATTTCACAACCAAAGTCAAGAAAATGTGGCTGGGAACATCGAATAATGAGTTCGCGCCTTATTTTTCACTTGGAGCATGCATGGAAGGTCTGAACATTCTAACCCAGTCGTTGTACGGAGTCAGACTGGAACCAGAGCCTGCTGAATCTGGAGAAATATGGGCGCCAAATGTACAAAAACTCGCGGTGGTTGATGAAAATGAAGGAACGCTGGGACACATTTACTGCGACTTCTTCGAACGAGAAGGAAAACCAAATCAAGACTGCCACTTTACGATCCGCGGAGGCAGATTGTTAGCTGACGGAACCTACCAGAACCCGGTGGTTGTTCTAATGCTGTCACTGCCTTCGCCAAGATGGAACAATCCTTGTCTACTTAGTCCCTCGGCCGTTGACAATCTTTTCCATGAAATGGGACACGCGTTACACTCAATGCTAGGTCGGACACAGTACCAACACGTAACGGGAACTCGTTGCAGCTCCGACTTTGCCGAAGTACCCAGTGTACTAATGGAGTATTTTGCCAGCGACAAAAGGATCATAAAACTCTTCGCCAAACACTACCAGACCCAAGAATCACTTCCGGATGACATGATCGAGAAGCTTTGCGCCTCTAAAAACGTTTTCCCCGCCTCAGAATTGCAGGTCCAGGTTTTCTACAGCATGCTCGATCATGTCTACCATTCAAAACAGCTAAAAGGATCCACCACAAAGGCACTAGCCGAGATTCAGAACAACTACTACGGCCTTCCCTACGTGGAAAACACCGCATGGCAGCTGAGATTCTCTCACCTCGTTGGCTACGGCGCCAAGTACTACTCCTACCTCATATCCCGCGCTATCGCTTCCTGGATCTGGCAGACTTACTTCCAAAAAGACCCTCTGAGCAGATCAGCCGGGGAAAAATACCACAGAGAGTGTCTTGCTCACGGAGGCGGGAAACCCTCTTCTAAAGTCGTCTCCGactttttaaacaaagaaGCCAGCGCCCTTAATTTCGCCAACGCTCTCGTCAACGAAATTGACGAAAAAGACCAACATGTTCAGTCAATTTtagctttaaataaataa